ATCACACGACCGATGGCCATTGCCATCGCCTTAGCCATGCGCCCCTGGAGCGAGGACGTGGCTGATCCCGGCACGCTAATCGCCGCCGGCGCCCGTATCGGCATGCTGGAACGCTTCCTGGTCCTGACGCTGGTGCTGCTGGATGAACTCACCGCCGTGGGCTTCCTGCTGACAGCCAAGTCGGTGCTGCGCTTCGGCGACCTGCGCGAACGCAGCGACCGCAAGCTCACAGAGTATGTGTTACTGGGCACACTGCTGAGCGTTTCGGCCACCGTTGCCCTGGGTTTGGTTGTTCGTTTTCACCTATCCGGCATCTAACCTATCGAGGGCGGTAATTCGCACTATTTCTTTAATGGCCAGCAGTTTTTTCTTTCACGCAACTCGATCATTCGGAATCCTAGAGCAATTCCCAGACCCCGCGTGGAAAATCAGGCGAGACCCGAAACGAAATCAGCTCGTTATCTATAACTGCCGTCGCCAGCGGTTCTCGACCGTCTCCAGCTCGGCAGGCCCGTAACAGGCGGCCGCTTGCCCTCGGTGATATGCCCAAAGTTGGTCACCCAGATCGTAATGCCACCACTCGCTAGGGAGATTCGTGAAGCCTTGCGCGATCATGGCGTTATATAGCAGGCGTCGATTGTCCCGAGCAGCCAGTTGTCGCTCTGTGGGGGCCTCGAGGCATTCCAGCGCATCGGTGTGAGACTCCCTCACCGCCTCATCGAACAATGTACCCATGTCGAGCAATATCCCGTCGGCATCACATAGCGTGACATCCACCGCCCCACCGGTCAGGTGGGGACTGGGTGCCTGCTGACTTCGGCTGGGCACTGACACAAACTCTCGGGTACGGGTCGTCAGCTCAGCCTCGCTCAGTTCGCTGCGATGTGCTCTCAATGATTCGTAGAGGGTATCAAACAAGTATTGCTGTACACGCCAGGGCCGCCAGCCATCCAGCACCACCAGCCCCATTCCGTCGGGAAGAGCGCGCGCCACCTCGAGAAGGCGGCGATAGGTGGTCTCCTTGACGTAGCACTCATCGATCGCGCCAGGCACCCCTTGCTTGGCATATACCGGGAACACCTTAATGGGCAGGGGTGCCAGACCCAGAGGCATCAACGATTCGTCACACTCCCTGATAGGAATACGGCTCACGGTCGACCAATCAGGCTCCGCCACGTGAGGAATCGGCGTCGCAAAGGATGCCTTGGCCTCTTCTTTTTCTGTCGTCATTGGCATTTTTCTTTACCCCAGGACCGTCGGCAACCACAGCGTCAAAGACGGGAACACGATTAGTATCAAAAGGACCCCAATGGCTGTCAGCACAAAGGGCCAGATCGTGCGAAACAGCGATACGATTTCAAGCCGGCTCACTGCGGCTGCGACGTAGACACACGCCCCCATCGGCGGCGTGATCAGCGCAATGGTGATATTGAGCGTGATGATGATCCCCAAGTGCACCGGATCGATACCCGCCATCATGGCTACCGGCGAGAAGATCGGCGTCAATAACATCAGGGCCGAGACTTCTTCCATAAACATACCGGTCACGAACGTGATGCCACTAAGCATCAGCAGAATGACAATGGGCTGCGAAATATAAGGCGTGAGCAACTCGACAAACTGGGACGGCACCTGGGCATAGGACAGCAACCAGCTGATCGTTGCCGACGCGGCCATGATCAGGAAGATAGCCGACGTGAGGCGTGTGGTTTCGACAATCGCCTTCCAGAAATCTTTCAGGTTCAGATTTCCAAGCACCATGCCGCACAGGGCAACATAGAGTGCTGTCAGCGCCCCAGACTCCGTTGGCGTGACAAACCCCATCACGATACCCGCCACGATGATGAAAGGTGCCACCAACGCCGGGAAGGCGCCCAATGCCGCGATGCCCAGCTCTCGTGCCGAGGGGAAGCTTCCTTGCTTGGTCATCCCGTGCCGCCAGGCATACCAGGCATTCATGCCCATGAAGGCCACCCCCAGGATCAGCCCGGGTATCACGCCCGCCAGGAACAGGTCACCCACGGAAGTGTTGGTAAGAGAGGCATAGAGGATCATGAAGATACTGGGCGGAATGATCGGCCCAATCAGCGAGCTACCCGCCGTCAGACCCGCCGCGAATGCGGTGGAATAGCCATCCTTGCGCATTGCGGGCACCAGCAGCGAGCCGAGCGCTGACGTATCGGCCACAGCAGAGCCATTCACCCCGGCGAAGAACACACTCGAGACGACATTGACGTGCCCCATGCCACCGCGAAAATGGCCGACCAACAGCCGCGCCAACCCCATCAGCCGATCGGTCAGGCGACTGGCGTTCATGAGGTTACCCGCAAAGATGAACAACGGTATCGCCATCAGCGAGAACACATTGATGCCGCTGAAGAATTGCTGCGGCACCATGCTGAAGTCCACGAACAGGAACCCCACCAAGGCCGTCGTCAGCAGGCTGATGAACAGGGGCACTCCCAGCAACACATGGGCCAGGAAGACCCCCAGCATGGTGAGTGTCATTCGACCTCCTCCGTGAGCGTCTTGAGCGGGGCCGGCCCATAGAGCAGCGCCTGCCATGCCAGCAGGGCAAAACCAATGGGGACCGAGAGCATGGGGATGGTGCGGCTGATGCCCAGCCCCGAGCTCGTGAACATCGAGACCGACAGCGCGTACTGGTAACTGACCACCGCACCGCCGACGGCCAGGCAGAGGGTAAGCAGCCACTGATACACGTTGAGCAAACGGCATAGGGACCGCGGCAGGAGCCGCTCGATCAGTGCTACGCGCATGTGGCCGCCCTCGACCCAGACAGCCCCCGCCGCAAGCAAGACACTGGCAATGATCAGGAATCGTGCCAGTTCATCGGTCCATATCGGGGCTCTTCGCCGATGAGTGTGGAATTCAGCCCCTGAGCTGAGCCAGGTTATGACCTCCACATGGACAGGAGGTAGAGCATGGACGGCACCCAGATTCTGACCCTCGGCCTAGGCCTGGAAGCGCCCTGGGTTCTCAAGGACCAGCACCTGGATACCTCCGTGTCGCCCCACCGCCTGGACCTCCATGTCGAGGCCGAGCGAGGCAGCCTCTACCCGTGCCCAGAGTGCGGCAAGGCCTGCCCGGCCCATGACTTCGCCGACAAGACCTGGCGGCACCTGAACTTCTTCCAGCACCACTGTTACTTGCATGCGCGCGTCCCGCGCACCAAGTGTCCCGAGCATGGCGTCAAGCGCATCGAGGTGCCTTGGGCACGGCCCGGCAGCGACTTCACCTTGTTGTTCGAGCAAGCCGCCATGTCGCTGATCAAGGAGATGCCGGTGCTGGCCGTCTCCCGGCAGATGGAGATCTCCGACAAGCGCTTGTGGCGCATCGTGCATCACTACGTGGGGGGATGCTGGGCCAGCTGGACCTGTCCGAGGTCGAGGCCATCGGCCTAGATGAGACGGCCTCACGCCCCGGCCAGGGCTATGTCACCGTGCTCCTCGATATGCAGCGTCAGCACGAGCCCGTGATCTTAGCTGTGCCCGGTCATGGCAAGGCCGCCATCGAGGCCCTCGGCGCCTTTTTGGCCGAGCACGGCGGCGACCCGGGCAGCGTGGTCGAAGTGGTCTGCGACATGTCCCAAGTCTTCCTGAACGGCGTGGCCGAGTACCTGCCTAACGCCGAGGTGACGGTCGACTGGTTCCATATCGTGCAGATTTTCTCCAAGGCCCTGGACGAGGTCCGCAAGCGCGAGCGACGTCAGCAAGCCCACCCCAAGGCGCTGCGCTGGGCGGTACTGAAGAACACTGAGGCCGGCACCCTGACGGCCAACCAGATCACCGCCCTCCAGGAACTGGTGAGCGACCGTAGCGCCACGGCGGATGCCTGGATCATCAAGGAGAAACTGAGGTGGATCCAGCAGGCGTCGACGCCACGGGGCGCTCGCTGGCGGATCACCCACTACCTGAACGTGATGCGCGATGCGGTGGCCGACAACGCGCTCCTGAAACCGATGGCGAAAGCCCTGAACACGCTGGCACGACATGCCGAGCAGGTGGTGAGGCGCTGGCTCTCCGGCCTGACCAACGCGCGTCTGGAAGGCATGAGCGGTCTGTTCCAGGCAGCCAGGTCACGTGCACGCGGCTACCGGAACGAGGCCAACTTCATCGCCATGATCTACCTGATCGGTAGCCCCGTGGGGCGCATGCTGGATCACACCAAATCCATATGAAGTGACGAAGAACCCTTAATAGCCCATTGTTTGAGGAGTCGTGACCGATAAGGGCAATTATCGCAACCCGCTGATCCGCCACGCCCTGCCCATCGACATCGAACGCTCTGGGCCACTGACCGCTCCCGGTTCTGTTTCCATATCAACGCTGGGCCTTCGTGGTCGACCACCCGGTTCCCGTATCGACGCCTAACGGTATGGTGTGGGTCTTGAGCACCCGGTACATCGTGGCTGCCAGGCCAGATCGCGGCCCTAGCCTACTGGGGCAGCTTCAATGACAACGTGGTCAACGGCGATAGTCTGGAGCGTTGCAGCGGACCAAAATGGCTTGTACTCCTTGGACCGACAGCGGGTTGTGTGGTGCTGAGCAATCAGTGTCGTCGTCAGGTAACGCTCACGCCTGGCCTCCACCTGCTCTGGGGCGTGCCCATGTGCTAGGTCGTCGACACGCTACGCTGACTCGTTCATCGGGGCGATCGCCAGCACGATATCAAGACCGCTTCCAGAAGCTGAGCCGGAAGCGGGTACCAGGGTCAGCGGTACTGTGCTGGCCCTGGCATGGTATCGACCAGGGTGAGTCCGAGGCAGGACATCGGCGATGGGTCCTGGTTCACATCCGATGCTCCTTGACAGCATCGGTAGGCACGCCGATGAGGTCAGTTCAGAGACTGCTTGCCGGACAGGATGGGAAAGTGCTCTCAGCACTTAATTCTGGCCACCCAGGGCTTGAACATCCGCCAACGCGAGGCCAGTTGCCTCCGCGATCTGTTCATCAGTCAGCACGCCCAACTGAATAAGGTTTCGGGCTGTCTGTTCGGCTCGCCGTTGCTCACCTTCCTGTCGCCCTTCCTGTCGCCCTTCCATCCGCTCTTTCTTTGCCCAGTTCTCTAGGTTCTCTGCCAGCATGTCTCTGTCCTCCACCAAGCTGTTGAGCTGCTCCAGGTTAATACCAGCCCCAAGCCATCGAAGATGGCGCTTCAACCAGCAGGTGATGATGGCATCCGTGCGTTCCTTATGGGGATCATTCTGGATGATACCCACAATCCGATCGACGGCCTGTTGTAGGGCTTCTCGGCTGCCCACTGCATTCTCGATGCTGAACACACCGCTCAGCGGGGTCTGCCGCTGGCCCAGCTCCTCGGCAGTATAGCGCCCCTCATCAATCAGATAGTATCGCAGGTGCGGCTGATAGACCCGTAGGAAGGCAGGTGGTTCAGGCTGCACCATGTCGTAGATGTCTTGCTGTGCCGTCCAGCGCTCCGAGCCGTTGTAGAGCACGATGGGCAGCACAGGCGGCAGCCCTTGACTCGGCGTCGTGACGTGGGTCTTGAGCAGGTGGTCGTAGAAGCAGGCCACGTAGTGCATCAGACGGATCGGCATGGTGCGATCCACCGAAGATTGAAACTCGAGCAGGATGTACAAGAATACCCGCTGCGTCACGCCTTTCCAGGTGACTTCGACAGACCACACCACATCCTCGAACTTTTCCTCGAACAGCGGCGTAATATAGTTGCCACTGTGGTTCTTGAGGGTGCTGAAGTCCATCAGCTCAGCGATCTCGCTAGGCGCGAAGCCTTCAATCAGCTGATGAACGAACTCCGGGTAGCTGAACAGTTCCTTGTAGCCGGTATCGTAGTGATTGGTGGCCATGCGCCCTCCTGTCAAGGTCTCCGCAGCCTATCATAAACGCCGCTCTCCCCTTACCTTGCCGCTTTACGCTATTTACCTGATGCGTAAAGAAAAAAAGCTCGTCCAGCGGACCCGCCCAACGCTATCGATCAGCCCAGAGGCCTTCAAGAACCGAATAATCGCTTAGATCGGTGTCCACGATGACTAGGTAAGATCAGTCATGCAGCGCCGTCTGCGGGGGATGGTAAAGGTACCGCCAACAGATGCCGCGGACATTACGCGGCAGGCCTTGGCATGGCCTTCCGTCAGCATATACGCCCGTGCAGTCCGCCAGGCACGGATACCGTTTATGCCACGCTCCCTTCAGAAGGCACACGAGCGACTCACACTCACTACTCCACCGGCGCGAAAAGCAACGCCAGATCTTCCTCATCGAATAGGGGGCCATCGTTCGACCGCTCACTACCACCCGCCAGGATCGAGGCGGCCAGATCCGCCTTACGCGCCTGCAGGTTGAGAATGCGCTCCTCCACGGTGCCGGCACATACCAGCTTGTAGACGAACACCGGATTCTGCTGCCCCATGCGATGAGCACGCCCGGTGGCCTGCGCCTCCACCGCGGGATTCCACCAGGGATCGTAGTGAATGACGGTATCCGCCGTGGTGAAATTGAGTCCGGTACCGCCGGCCTTGAGGCTGATCAGGAAGACCGGAATCTCGCCTTGCTGGAACAGCGCTACCCGCTGGGTGCGGGTCTTGCCCGGGGTGTCGCCGGTAAGGGTCGTGTAGGGAATATGGTCGTCTTCCAACGCCTGACCAATCAGCCCGAGCATCTCGGTGAACTGCGAGAAAACCAGGATGCGCCGTCCGTCCTCGATCAGTGGCGGAAGCAACTCGCGCAGTTGCTCCAGCTTGGCTGAACGGCCCACCTTCTTCGCACTGTCTAGCTTGACGAGACGGGGGTCACAGCAAACTTGCCGCAGCTTAAGTAGTGCATCCAGCATCACGATACCGGAGCCGGCCAGGCCACGCTCGGCGATGGCCTGCTGTACCCGTTGGTGCTGGGCCAGGCGCAAGCTCTCGTACAGCTCCCGTTGGCTGCCGGTCAGTGTGATCTCGCGCTGACTTTCGGTCTTGTCGGGAAGTTCGCTCAACACCTGCTGCTTGGTTCGTCGCAGCATCAGTGGCGCGATGCGCCGCGAGAGCCGCTGGCTCTGCGCGACGTCGCCATCCTTTTCGATCGGGGTGCGAAAATGCTGCCCAAACCATTGCTGGCTGCCCAACGCCCCCGGCGCAACGACATCGAGCTGGGCCCACAGCTCGCCCAGATGGTTCTCCAACGGCGTCCCCGTCATCGCCAGCGCCCGCTCAACGGTGAGCTCGCGCACGGCGTGCGCTGTCTGGCTCGCCGCATTCTTGATCGCCTGAGCCTCATCGAGCACCAATAGACCAAACGTCTGTTTCTGCAACAGGGCCACATCGCGAATCAGCAACGGGTAGGTGGTCACTACCAGGTCGGCCTGGGGGAGTGTCTTCTCGATCTGCTGATGACGCCGAGCTTTGCTGCCCTGCAAGGCGATCACCTTCAAACTCGGTGCGAAACGTGCGGCTTCGGCACACCAGTTACCCACCAGACTGGTAGGCGCCACTACCAACACTGGCCCTTCCAGCGCACCGCGGGCACGCTCATCGAGTACATGTGCCAGCACCTGAACCGTCTTGCCAAGCCCCATGTCATCGGCGAGGATGCCTCCCGTGCCGAGCTCGGAGAGAAAGCGCAGCCAGGCCACGCCACGGGCCTGATAGTCGCGAAGTTGTCCGGCAAAGCCTGGTGGCTGAGGCAAGCTGACGGGTAGCTCACGTAGGCGTTGAGCCAAAGCGGTCACATTCTCGCGCCCCGCCCAGCGTTCGTGTTCAGCCAAGGGCGCAAGCTGCTCCGCCGCTGTCAGTGGCAGCTCGAGCGCCGCCTCGGGATCGCTTTCATCCTCCAGCCAGTCGAGGATTGGCGCCATCAGCGTCCGCAGCTTGGCTAGCGGCAGCACCAGCTGCCGGTTATCCGGCAGGCTCAGCGTCCACGTCGCATCTTCAGTTTCCCCTTCGCCGGCTTCCAGCGGAAAATCCTCACGTGTCAGCAGCTGGCGTAGGATCGGCAGTAGGTTCAGACGCTCACCTGCCACCTCGATATCCAGCGCCAGATCGAACCACCCGTTGCCGGCTGGCTCCAGCTCGCCGTGCCAGCTCTCCGGCTCGAGGCGGATTGGCTCCTCGGGAAAGTCATCGCTGAACACGACCAGGCACCCCGCCTGACGCAGCTGGGCGATCATGTCCCACCAACCATCGGGGTCCGCCAAGTGGGTCGGCCACTCCTCTGCGCTGGTCGGAGGCATGTCATCGATGGGAAGCAGCAACGTCCAGGGTGGCAATTCAAGATGGTCCGGCACCCTCTGCAGCTCGGCCAGCCGCTCCAGCGT
The genomic region above belongs to Halomonas sp. YLGW01 and contains:
- a CDS encoding M15 family metallopeptidase translates to MPMTTEKEEAKASFATPIPHVAEPDWSTVSRIPIRECDESLMPLGLAPLPIKVFPVYAKQGVPGAIDECYVKETTYRRLLEVARALPDGMGLVVLDGWRPWRVQQYLFDTLYESLRAHRSELSEAELTTRTREFVSVPSRSQQAPSPHLTGGAVDVTLCDADGILLDMGTLFDEAVRESHTDALECLEAPTERQLAARDNRRLLYNAMIAQGFTNLPSEWWHYDLGDQLWAYHRGQAAACYGPAELETVENRWRRQL
- a CDS encoding TRAP transporter large permease, with amino-acid sequence MTLTMLGVFLAHVLLGVPLFISLLTTALVGFLFVDFSMVPQQFFSGINVFSLMAIPLFIFAGNLMNASRLTDRLMGLARLLVGHFRGGMGHVNVVSSVFFAGVNGSAVADTSALGSLLVPAMRKDGYSTAFAAGLTAGSSLIGPIIPPSIFMILYASLTNTSVGDLFLAGVIPGLILGVAFMGMNAWYAWRHGMTKQGSFPSARELGIAALGAFPALVAPFIIVAGIVMGFVTPTESGALTALYVALCGMVLGNLNLKDFWKAIVETTRLTSAIFLIMAASATISWLLSYAQVPSQFVELLTPYISQPIVILLMLSGITFVTGMFMEEVSALMLLTPIFSPVAMMAGIDPVHLGIIITLNITIALITPPMGACVYVAAAVSRLEIVSLFRTIWPFVLTAIGVLLILIVFPSLTLWLPTVLG
- a CDS encoding TRAP transporter small permease subunit, with amino-acid sequence MEVITWLSSGAEFHTHRRRAPIWTDELARFLIIASVLLAAGAVWVEGGHMRVALIERLLPRSLCRLLNVYQWLLTLCLAVGGAVVSYQYALSVSMFTSSGLGISRTIPMLSVPIGFALLAWQALLYGPAPLKTLTEEVE
- a CDS encoding Rpn family recombination-promoting nuclease/putative transposase; its protein translation is MATNHYDTGYKELFSYPEFVHQLIEGFAPSEIAELMDFSTLKNHSGNYITPLFEEKFEDVVWSVEVTWKGVTQRVFLYILLEFQSSVDRTMPIRLMHYVACFYDHLLKTHVTTPSQGLPPVLPIVLYNGSERWTAQQDIYDMVQPEPPAFLRVYQPHLRYYLIDEGRYTAEELGQRQTPLSGVFSIENAVGSREALQQAVDRIVGIIQNDPHKERTDAIITCWLKRHLRWLGAGINLEQLNSLVEDRDMLAENLENWAKKERMEGRQEGRQEGEQRRAEQTARNLIQLGVLTDEQIAEATGLALADVQALGGQN
- a CDS encoding DEAD/DEAH box helicase; protein product: MRQSSVLTAQLPAPSRVTEQTLDDVAPRLKVTMVVAEGQIGFRHGAPLPRWIQTGAAVVSFDYDGIEVPPEEGEVAKGYRDGQRLTIKRDPQAELALVRALPPGMVTLERLAELQRVPDHLELPPWTLLLPIDDMPPTSAEEWPTHLADPDGWWDMIAQLRQAGCLVVFSDDFPEEPIRLEPESWHGELEPAGNGWFDLALDIEVAGERLNLLPILRQLLTREDFPLEAGEGETEDATWTLSLPDNRQLVLPLAKLRTLMAPILDWLEDESDPEAALELPLTAAEQLAPLAEHERWAGRENVTALAQRLRELPVSLPQPPGFAGQLRDYQARGVAWLRFLSELGTGGILADDMGLGKTVQVLAHVLDERARGALEGPVLVVAPTSLVGNWCAEAARFAPSLKVIALQGSKARRHQQIEKTLPQADLVVTTYPLLIRDVALLQKQTFGLLVLDEAQAIKNAASQTAHAVRELTVERALAMTGTPLENHLGELWAQLDVVAPGALGSQQWFGQHFRTPIEKDGDVAQSQRLSRRIAPLMLRRTKQQVLSELPDKTESQREITLTGSQRELYESLRLAQHQRVQQAIAERGLAGSGIVMLDALLKLRQVCCDPRLVKLDSAKKVGRSAKLEQLRELLPPLIEDGRRILVFSQFTEMLGLIGQALEDDHIPYTTLTGDTPGKTRTQRVALFQQGEIPVFLISLKAGGTGLNFTTADTVIHYDPWWNPAVEAQATGRAHRMGQQNPVFVYKLVCAGTVEERILNLQARKADLAASILAGGSERSNDGPLFDEEDLALLFAPVE